Proteins from one Ficedula albicollis isolate OC2 chromosome 3, FicAlb1.5, whole genome shotgun sequence genomic window:
- the LOC101812892 gene encoding plasminogen-like isoform X1: protein MGISKAALLLLVFLSSVQGSILDRYVRTEGAWLLNPMKQVYRTNSDEECAEKCENEEKFACRAFLFTSKDQQCLTLTENTKTAMIFRRANAVLYEKRVYLLECKEGKGVDYRGTESKTRNGVQCQRWDDNSPHKPNYTPEKYPKAGLEENYCRNPDGDEKGPWCYTTDPDTRFDYCNIPECEVECMHCSGENYHGVVATTTSGLECQRWDSQQPHSHGYLPENFPEKDLKNNYCRNPDGEPRPWCFTTSPTKRWEYCDIPRCTTPPPPPTPGRQCLSGRGEDYRGTISVTESGNTCQHWSSQSPHRHARTPENYPCQGLEENYCRNPDGEKQPWCYTTNTSARWEYCNIPSCDSSKPEAPDDTVDAPGQAEVTEECYQGNGVTYRGTASFTLSGKKCQAWSSMSPHRHNKTEENFPNAGLTQNYCRNPDADSRPWCYTTDPSVRWEYCDLKKCDGQTVPKPPQTALDPDCIVGNGIDYRGTVAKTARGRTCQEWSSQKPHSHDYFTPKTHPRAGLEKNYCRNPDGDVNGPWCYTTDPRKAWEYCDIPKCPPPQYECGKAKFRPKLCAQRIVAGCVSHPHSWPWQISLRMRSNLFSEDQHFCGGTLIDPEWVLTAAHCLKEFSRASTYKVYLGLHREAAREPSVQIRDVERFFKGPRGADIALIKLKRPAVINNHVIPVCLPKENSVLGGREECYVTGWGDTKGTPGEGFLKETGFPVIENKICNRPEFLNGRVKNHELCAGNIHGGTDTCQGDSGGPLVCLDQDKFVQHGVTSWGLGCAQPMKPGVYVRVSNYIAWINSVMESH from the exons tgCAAGGAAGCATCCTAGACCGCTATGTGAGAACAGAGGGGGCTTGGTTGCTCAACCCAATGAAGCAAGTTTATAGAACAAATAGTGATGAAGAATGTGcagagaaatgtgaaaatgaagagAAGTTTGCTTGCAG GGCTTTCTTATTTACCAGTAAAGACCAACAGTGTTTAACATTGACTGAGAACACCAAAACAGCAATGATATTCAGAAGAGCAAATGCAGTTCTTTATGAAAAAAGAG TTTATCTTCTAGAAtgcaaggagggaaaaggagtgGATTACAGAGGAACAGAATCCAAAACTCGGAACGGTGTGCAGTGCCAGAGATGGGATGATAATTCCCCACATAAACCAAA TTACACACCTGAAAAATATCCCAAAGCAGGATTGGAGGAAAACTACTGCAGAAATCCTGACGGGGATGAAAAGGGACCCTGGTGTTACACAACAGATCCTGATACCAGATTTGACTACTGTAACATCCCTGAGTGTGAAG TAGAGTGCATGCACTGCAGTGGAGAAAACTACCATGGAGTAGTTGCAACAACAACATCTGGGCTTGAGTGCCAGCGCTGGGACTCCCAGCAACCTCACTCTCATGGATACCTCCCAGAAAA TTTTCCAGAGAAGGATCTGAAGAATAATTATTGTCGCAATCCTGATGGAGAACCTCGGCCCTGGTGTTTCACTACCAGTCCAACTAAACGCTGGGAATATTGTGACATTCCTCGTTGCA CAACACCCCCACCACCTCCTACACCAGGCCGCCAGTGTCtctcagggagaggagaagacTATCGAGGCACAATATCTGTTACTGAATCAGGAAATACCTGCCAGCACTGGAGTTCTCAGTCTCCACACAGGCACGCTCGCACTCCTGAAAACTATCCCTGCCA GGGCCTAGAAGAAAACTACTGCAGAAATCCTGATGGTGAGAAGCAGCCATGGTGTTACACCACCAACACATCTGCCCGGTGGGAATATTGCAACATCCCCTCCTGTGACAGCAGTAAGCCAGAGGCCCCTG ATGATACAGTTGATGCGCCTGGGCAGGCTGAAGTTACTGAGGAGTGCTATCAGGGCAATGGGGTGACTTACCGTGGTACAGCTTCTTTCACTCTCTCGGGAAAGAAATGTCAAGCCTGGAGCTCAATGTCACCTCACCGGCACAACAAAACGGAAGAGAACTTCCCAAACGC GGGCCTGACCCAAAATTACTGCAGAAACCCGGATGCTGACAGCCGTCCATGGTGCTACACCACTGACCCCAGTGTGAGGTGGGAGTACTGTGACCTGAAGAAGTGTGATGGCCAGACTGTACCTAAGCCTCCTCAGACAGCACTGGACCCTG ACTGCATTGTTGGAAATGGTATAGACTACCGTGGCACAGTGGCAAAAACTGCAAGGGGCAGGACTTGTCAAGAGTGGAGTTCTCAGAAACCTCATAGCCACGACTATTTCACTCCCAAAACTCATCCAAGAGCAggcctggaaaaaaat TATTGCAGGAATCCTGATGGAGATGTGAATGGACCTTGGTGCTACACGACAGACCCAAGAAAAGCCTGGGAGTACTGTGACATTCCCAAGTGCC CTCCTCCTCAGTATGAGTGTGGAAAAGCCAAGTTCAGACCAAAGCTGTGTGCTCAAAGGATTGTTGCAGGGTGTGTTTCACATCCACACTCCTGGCCCTGGCAGATCAGTCTCCGTATGAGGAGTAATCTTTTCAG TGAGGACCAGCATTTCTGTGGGGGAACTTTGATAGATCCTGAATGGGTTCTTACTGCTGCCCACTGCTTAAAAGA GTTTTCACGAGCATCTACCTACAAAGTGTACCTTGGATtgcacagagaagcagcaaggGAGCCATCAGTGCAAATACGGGATGTAGAGAGGTTTTTCAAGGGGCCGCGCGGGGCAGACATTGCTCTGATCAAACTGAAAAG ACCAGCAGTCATTAATAATCACGTAATCCCAGTTTGTTTGCCAAAAGAAAACTCTGTGTTAGGAGGAAGAGAGGAGTGCTATGTGACAGGCTGGGGGGATACAAAAG gTACTCCTGGTGAGGGGTTCTTAAAGGAAACTGGCTTTCCTGTAATCGAGAATAAAATATGCAATCGCCCAGAATTTTTGAACGGCAGAGTTAAGAATCAcgagctctgtgctgggaataTTCATGGTGGCACAGATACCTGCCAG GGGGACAGTGGAGGACCTCTAGTCTGTCTGGACCAAGATAAATTTGTCCAACATGGAGTCACCTCTTGGGGACTTGGCTGTGCCCAACCCATGAAACCTGGTGTTTATGTTCGAGTCTCCAACTATATTGCTTGGATTAACAGTGTGATGGAAAGCCACTGA
- the LOC101812892 gene encoding plasminogen-like isoform X2, translating to MGISKAALLLLVFLSSVQGSILDRYVRTEGAWLLNPMKQVYRTNSDEECAEKCENEEKFACRAFLFTSKDQQCLTLTENTKTAMIFRRANAVLYEKRVYLLECKEGKGVDYRGTESKTRNGVQCQRWDDNSPHKPNYTPEKYPKAGLEENYCRNPDGDEKGPWCYTTDPDTRFDYCNIPECEECMHCSGENYHGVVATTTSGLECQRWDSQQPHSHGYLPENFPEKDLKNNYCRNPDGEPRPWCFTTSPTKRWEYCDIPRCTTPPPPPTPGRQCLSGRGEDYRGTISVTESGNTCQHWSSQSPHRHARTPENYPCQGLEENYCRNPDGEKQPWCYTTNTSARWEYCNIPSCDSSKPEAPDDTVDAPGQAEVTEECYQGNGVTYRGTASFTLSGKKCQAWSSMSPHRHNKTEENFPNAGLTQNYCRNPDADSRPWCYTTDPSVRWEYCDLKKCDGQTVPKPPQTALDPDCIVGNGIDYRGTVAKTARGRTCQEWSSQKPHSHDYFTPKTHPRAGLEKNYCRNPDGDVNGPWCYTTDPRKAWEYCDIPKCPPPQYECGKAKFRPKLCAQRIVAGCVSHPHSWPWQISLRMRSNLFSEDQHFCGGTLIDPEWVLTAAHCLKEFSRASTYKVYLGLHREAAREPSVQIRDVERFFKGPRGADIALIKLKRPAVINNHVIPVCLPKENSVLGGREECYVTGWGDTKGTPGEGFLKETGFPVIENKICNRPEFLNGRVKNHELCAGNIHGGTDTCQGDSGGPLVCLDQDKFVQHGVTSWGLGCAQPMKPGVYVRVSNYIAWINSVMESH from the exons tgCAAGGAAGCATCCTAGACCGCTATGTGAGAACAGAGGGGGCTTGGTTGCTCAACCCAATGAAGCAAGTTTATAGAACAAATAGTGATGAAGAATGTGcagagaaatgtgaaaatgaagagAAGTTTGCTTGCAG GGCTTTCTTATTTACCAGTAAAGACCAACAGTGTTTAACATTGACTGAGAACACCAAAACAGCAATGATATTCAGAAGAGCAAATGCAGTTCTTTATGAAAAAAGAG TTTATCTTCTAGAAtgcaaggagggaaaaggagtgGATTACAGAGGAACAGAATCCAAAACTCGGAACGGTGTGCAGTGCCAGAGATGGGATGATAATTCCCCACATAAACCAAA TTACACACCTGAAAAATATCCCAAAGCAGGATTGGAGGAAAACTACTGCAGAAATCCTGACGGGGATGAAAAGGGACCCTGGTGTTACACAACAGATCCTGATACCAGATTTGACTACTGTAACATCCCTGAGTGTGAAG AGTGCATGCACTGCAGTGGAGAAAACTACCATGGAGTAGTTGCAACAACAACATCTGGGCTTGAGTGCCAGCGCTGGGACTCCCAGCAACCTCACTCTCATGGATACCTCCCAGAAAA TTTTCCAGAGAAGGATCTGAAGAATAATTATTGTCGCAATCCTGATGGAGAACCTCGGCCCTGGTGTTTCACTACCAGTCCAACTAAACGCTGGGAATATTGTGACATTCCTCGTTGCA CAACACCCCCACCACCTCCTACACCAGGCCGCCAGTGTCtctcagggagaggagaagacTATCGAGGCACAATATCTGTTACTGAATCAGGAAATACCTGCCAGCACTGGAGTTCTCAGTCTCCACACAGGCACGCTCGCACTCCTGAAAACTATCCCTGCCA GGGCCTAGAAGAAAACTACTGCAGAAATCCTGATGGTGAGAAGCAGCCATGGTGTTACACCACCAACACATCTGCCCGGTGGGAATATTGCAACATCCCCTCCTGTGACAGCAGTAAGCCAGAGGCCCCTG ATGATACAGTTGATGCGCCTGGGCAGGCTGAAGTTACTGAGGAGTGCTATCAGGGCAATGGGGTGACTTACCGTGGTACAGCTTCTTTCACTCTCTCGGGAAAGAAATGTCAAGCCTGGAGCTCAATGTCACCTCACCGGCACAACAAAACGGAAGAGAACTTCCCAAACGC GGGCCTGACCCAAAATTACTGCAGAAACCCGGATGCTGACAGCCGTCCATGGTGCTACACCACTGACCCCAGTGTGAGGTGGGAGTACTGTGACCTGAAGAAGTGTGATGGCCAGACTGTACCTAAGCCTCCTCAGACAGCACTGGACCCTG ACTGCATTGTTGGAAATGGTATAGACTACCGTGGCACAGTGGCAAAAACTGCAAGGGGCAGGACTTGTCAAGAGTGGAGTTCTCAGAAACCTCATAGCCACGACTATTTCACTCCCAAAACTCATCCAAGAGCAggcctggaaaaaaat TATTGCAGGAATCCTGATGGAGATGTGAATGGACCTTGGTGCTACACGACAGACCCAAGAAAAGCCTGGGAGTACTGTGACATTCCCAAGTGCC CTCCTCCTCAGTATGAGTGTGGAAAAGCCAAGTTCAGACCAAAGCTGTGTGCTCAAAGGATTGTTGCAGGGTGTGTTTCACATCCACACTCCTGGCCCTGGCAGATCAGTCTCCGTATGAGGAGTAATCTTTTCAG TGAGGACCAGCATTTCTGTGGGGGAACTTTGATAGATCCTGAATGGGTTCTTACTGCTGCCCACTGCTTAAAAGA GTTTTCACGAGCATCTACCTACAAAGTGTACCTTGGATtgcacagagaagcagcaaggGAGCCATCAGTGCAAATACGGGATGTAGAGAGGTTTTTCAAGGGGCCGCGCGGGGCAGACATTGCTCTGATCAAACTGAAAAG ACCAGCAGTCATTAATAATCACGTAATCCCAGTTTGTTTGCCAAAAGAAAACTCTGTGTTAGGAGGAAGAGAGGAGTGCTATGTGACAGGCTGGGGGGATACAAAAG gTACTCCTGGTGAGGGGTTCTTAAAGGAAACTGGCTTTCCTGTAATCGAGAATAAAATATGCAATCGCCCAGAATTTTTGAACGGCAGAGTTAAGAATCAcgagctctgtgctgggaataTTCATGGTGGCACAGATACCTGCCAG GGGGACAGTGGAGGACCTCTAGTCTGTCTGGACCAAGATAAATTTGTCCAACATGGAGTCACCTCTTGGGGACTTGGCTGTGCCCAACCCATGAAACCTGGTGTTTATGTTCGAGTCTCCAACTATATTGCTTGGATTAACAGTGTGATGGAAAGCCACTGA